The nucleotide sequence GCTTATTCTACAAGTTTAAATTTATTCTTTTTTTATCTATAAATTTAATTAGATATTATACATGTTTTTTAACTACTTTCCAATAAAAAATAAAAACCATGCAAACTATTTGCATGGTTTTTTAATTAATGACCGCAGCTACATCCACATCCACCTGATGAATGTCCATTTTCATCAACGAATTGAGCGATTTGATCTAATCCTATAAATGTTTTTGTTCCGCTACACTTTTCCACAATTAAGCATGGTACAGATCTGATTCCATACATTCCTGCTAAC is from Cetobacterium somerae ATCC BAA-474 and encodes:
- a CDS encoding glutaredoxin domain-containing protein, encoding MRIMLFTTPTCQYCGPAKELLADTEGVEIINAMENQELAGMYGIRSVPCLIVEKCSGTKTFIGLDQIAQFVDENGHSSGGCGCSCGH